In the Candidatus Cloacimonas acidaminovorans str. Evry genome, one interval contains:
- the rplK gene encoding 50S ribosomal protein L11, with amino-acid sequence MAKPKDAVATLKLQLPAGKATPAPPVGPALGQVGVNIPEFCRQFNEKTADQPGMVFPVIIYVAKNKSFTFEIKTPPAAVLIKKEAGLATGSATPNKLKVGKITNEQLKNIAQLKIKDMNCNSLESAMSMIAGTARSMGVTIED; translated from the coding sequence ATGGCTAAACCTAAAGATGCCGTAGCAACATTAAAACTGCAACTTCCAGCGGGAAAAGCAACTCCCGCACCTCCTGTGGGACCTGCTTTAGGTCAGGTAGGAGTTAATATTCCTGAATTTTGCCGTCAGTTTAATGAAAAAACAGCTGATCAGCCAGGAATGGTGTTCCCAGTAATAATTTATGTGGCAAAGAATAAATCTTTTACCTTTGAAATTAAAACCCCTCCAGCTGCAGTACTGATAAAAAAAGAAGCCGGTTTAGCTACGGGAAGTGCCACTCCCAATAAGCTTAAAGTTGGCAAAATTACAAATGAGCAGTTAAAAAACATAGCTCAGCTGAAAATTAAGGATATGAATTGTAATTCCCTTGAATCTGCTATGAGTATGATCGCTGGAACTGCACGAAGTATGGGTGTTACGATAGAGGACTGA
- the nusG gene encoding transcription termination/antitermination protein NusG — protein sequence MKWYVIHTYSGHENKVKTAIEKGLAGTPLEKQVGRLLVPVRKTFVIREGKKIERDKKLFTSYVIMEADMTPELKTYILQIAGVTSFLGINKEHKEPIPLSQEEVDRLLGITDPNRDIKVYSYMPGDMVKVISGPFTDFEGIVQKTTENGTKLIIEVTVFGRRTPVELNASQVELIKK from the coding sequence ATGAAGTGGTATGTAATTCATACCTATTCAGGTCACGAAAATAAGGTTAAGACAGCTATAGAAAAGGGTCTGGCAGGCACTCCTTTAGAAAAACAGGTAGGTCGTTTACTGGTTCCTGTGCGCAAGACCTTTGTGATTAGAGAAGGTAAAAAGATAGAGCGCGATAAGAAACTCTTTACTTCTTATGTGATTATGGAAGCAGATATGACGCCGGAACTGAAAACTTATATTCTTCAAATTGCAGGAGTAACCAGTTTTTTAGGAATAAACAAAGAACATAAAGAGCCCATACCTTTGTCGCAGGAAGAGGTAGACCGACTTTTGGGAATAACCGATCCCAACCGCGATATAAAGGTCTATTCCTATATGCCTGGAGATATGGTTAAAGTTATTTCCGGTCCTTTTACCGATTTTGAGGGTATCGTGCAAAAAACAACGGAAAACGGAACCAAACTAATTATTGAAGTAACAGTGTTCGGACGCAGAACCCCGGTTGAGTTAAATGCCAGCCAGGTAGAATTAATTAAAAAATAA
- the secE gene encoding preprotein translocase subunit SecE translates to MKFEKITRFFRDVRSEMKCVSWPTKTDLKEGTLVVIIMSAIVAIFLSLIDFGFTKIVELVF, encoded by the coding sequence ATGAAATTTGAAAAAATAACTCGTTTCTTTCGGGATGTCCGTTCCGAAATGAAATGTGTAAGCTGGCCTACCAAGACGGATTTGAAAGAAGGCACATTAGTAGTTATTATTATGTCTGCTATTGTAGCCATATTTTTGTCCCTGATTGATTTTGGTTTTACCAAGATTGTAGAATTGGTTTTCTAA
- the rpmG gene encoding 50S ribosomal protein L33, translated as MRDIIILACEECKNRNYTTTRNKRKHPTRLELKKYCPTCRKHTVHKQR; from the coding sequence ATGAGAGATATAATTATCCTTGCCTGTGAAGAATGCAAGAATCGTAATTATACAACTACCCGTAATAAAAGAAAGCATCCGACACGACTGGAGCTAAAAAAATATTGCCCCACCTGCCGGAAACATACTGTTCATAAACAGCGTTAG
- the tuf gene encoding elongation factor Tu, whose amino-acid sequence MAKEKYVRTKPHLNVGTIGHIDHGKTTLTAAITLYLSKKGGAKFRTFDSIDNAPEEKARGITIATAHVEYETEKRHYAHIDCPGHADYIKNMITGAAQMDGAILVVSADDGPMPQTREHILLARQVGVPAIVVFMNKCDLVDDPELLDLVEMEVRELLDKYEFPGDEVPVIRGSALKALNGDPESEKQIQALLDAVDSYIPLPERPIDKPFLMPVEDVFSIPGRGTVATGRVERGVIKVGDKVERVGIRETVETTCTGVEMFRKLLDEAQAGDNIGVLLRGFGKKDVVRGMVLAKPKSITPHTKFIGQTYVLTEEEGGRHKPFQSGYRPQFYFRTTDVTGSLYLPEGVKMVMPGDNVEIQAELITPIAMEQGLRFAIREGGHTIGSGVVSKIIE is encoded by the coding sequence ATGGCAAAAGAGAAATATGTTAGAACTAAACCACATCTGAATGTGGGAACAATTGGTCATATTGACCATGGAAAAACAACGCTAACTGCAGCGATTACTTTGTATCTGAGTAAAAAAGGCGGAGCCAAATTCCGTACTTTTGATAGTATTGATAATGCTCCGGAAGAAAAAGCCCGCGGAATAACTATTGCTACAGCCCATGTAGAATATGAAACAGAAAAACGTCATTACGCTCATATTGACTGTCCTGGTCATGCTGACTACATTAAAAATATGATAACTGGTGCAGCTCAAATGGATGGTGCCATTTTGGTTGTGAGTGCTGATGATGGACCTATGCCACAAACCCGCGAGCATATTTTGCTTGCTCGTCAGGTTGGTGTTCCGGCAATAGTTGTATTTATGAACAAATGCGACCTGGTTGACGACCCTGAATTGCTTGATCTGGTGGAAATGGAAGTTCGTGAATTGCTTGATAAGTATGAATTTCCGGGTGATGAAGTTCCCGTAATTCGCGGTTCTGCTCTTAAGGCACTCAATGGAGATCCCGAATCTGAAAAACAAATTCAAGCTCTTCTGGATGCGGTAGATAGCTATATTCCGCTTCCCGAACGTCCAATTGATAAGCCCTTCCTGATGCCTGTGGAAGATGTTTTCAGTATTCCGGGTCGGGGAACTGTTGCCACAGGACGTGTAGAAAGAGGTGTTATTAAAGTTGGTGATAAAGTTGAACGCGTTGGAATTAGAGAAACAGTGGAAACAACCTGCACGGGCGTGGAAATGTTCCGTAAACTTCTTGACGAAGCACAAGCCGGAGATAATATTGGTGTTCTTTTACGTGGATTCGGCAAAAAAGATGTAGTGCGTGGAATGGTGCTGGCAAAACCCAAATCCATTACTCCTCATACTAAATTCATAGGTCAGACCTATGTATTAACTGAGGAAGAAGGTGGACGACATAAGCCCTTCCAAAGTGGGTATCGTCCTCAATTTTATTTTCGCACTACGGATGTTACCGGAAGCTTATATCTTCCCGAAGGAGTGAAAATGGTTATGCCTGGTGACAATGTAGAAATCCAGGCGGAACTCATAACTCCTATCGCTATGGAACAAGGTCTGCGTTTCGCTATCCGCGAAGGTGGTCATACAATCGGTAGCGGTGTTGTCTCTAAAATAATAGAATAA
- a CDS encoding YiiX/YebB-like N1pC/P60 family cysteine hydrolase, translating into MSFRDLTLLGLTSLIILLTGSSAISSSRTANLSLNEKCEFPQLSSLQLKDGDVILRRGNSIFSELIARNFPASEGMSHCGFIFKIDGQYQVIHTISKSLSDIDGIRINTLEKFVLDAKQNRICIIRYHKKLNSDSMKERCLALLKQKIPFDNDFDLNDSSKLYCSELLRYVYQEQGEPDFFEMRKIVGVSVIDFSTFFNTELFIPVYKNY; encoded by the coding sequence ATGTCCTTCAGAGACCTTACCCTATTAGGTCTTACATCACTGATAATTTTATTAACTGGCAGTTCGGCAATTTCTTCAAGTCGGACTGCCAATTTATCCTTGAATGAGAAGTGTGAATTTCCTCAGCTATCCTCGCTCCAATTGAAGGATGGAGATGTAATTCTCAGAAGAGGGAACAGCATATTCTCAGAACTTATTGCCAGAAATTTTCCCGCTTCTGAGGGTATGTCTCATTGCGGTTTTATTTTTAAGATTGATGGTCAATATCAGGTAATTCATACTATTTCCAAATCTCTTTCCGACATAGATGGCATACGCATCAACACATTGGAAAAATTTGTGCTTGATGCAAAACAAAATCGTATTTGCATTATTCGTTATCATAAAAAACTTAATTCTGATTCAATGAAAGAAAGATGCCTCGCACTTTTAAAACAAAAAATCCCTTTTGATAACGATTTTGATCTCAATGACTCTTCCAAATTGTATTGTTCGGAACTTTTGCGCTATGTTTATCAGGAACAGGGTGAACCGGATTTCTTTGAAATGCGTAAAATTGTTGGTGTTTCTGTGATTGATTTTTCTACTTTTTTTAACACAGAGCTTTTTATCCCCGTTTATAAAAACTACTAA
- a CDS encoding DUF4878 domain-containing protein, with protein MKKLLIVIIALALIFILAGCAKGPESVAKKFVSAWKSQDMKTMVKLSTPESKEMIGMFSMFKVKDATLGETKVTGDSATVNVKYTTEDGKQDEFDLNLVKQGSKWLVEIKGK; from the coding sequence ATGAAAAAATTACTGATTGTAATCATCGCCCTTGCCCTTATTTTTATCCTTGCGGGCTGTGCAAAAGGTCCCGAAAGCGTTGCCAAAAAGTTTGTTTCTGCATGGAAGAGCCAAGATATGAAAACGATGGTAAAGCTCTCCACTCCAGAAAGCAAAGAGATGATTGGCATGTTCTCTATGTTTAAGGTTAAAGATGCAACCTTAGGTGAAACCAAGGTAACTGGAGACAGTGCTACCGTCAATGTAAAATATACTACTGAAGATGGAAAACAAGATGAATTTGATCTGAATCTGGTAAAACAAGGCAGTAAATGGTTGGTAGAAATTAAAGGAAAATAA